The genomic window TTATCAAATGGTATTTGTTCTTTAAATGAAAATGAGATACGGTTAACGATAGTTTGTGAAATGGAAATTAATCCTGTTGGTGAAACTATTAATAATGAAATATATCCATCAGTTATTAAAACTAAGCGAAGAATGTCGTATGATGAAGTGAATTTGGCTTTTAGTAGTCAGAATCCAAATTTTGTTAAAACTCATCCTGAAATTTATCAAATGCTTTTAATTGCTCGTGATTTACATCATATTTTAAGAAATTATAAAGAGCAATCTGGAGTTATTGATTTTAATTTAAATGAGGCTAAATTAGTTATTAATCAAAATGGCAAAATTAGTGATATTTCTTTGAGAAAGCGCGCAACAGCAGAAATGTTAATTGAAAATTTTATGATTCGTGCTAATGAAACTGTTGCTAGCACTATTTATTGAATGAATTTGCCATTTATTTATCGCATTCATGATAAACCAAAAATTAAAAAATTAAGAGAAGTGTATAATGTATTAAAAATAATGGGATATAACATTAAGGGCGGGGTTGGGAATGTTTATGCTAAAGATTTGCAATTAACTTTGAAAAATATTAAAGATAAACCTTGATTTCAAGTTGTTGCTACTTTGTTTTTACGAAGTATGGAAAAAGCTCGTTATGATATTAATAATATTGGGCATTTTGGTTTAGTAAGTGACTGTTATACTCATTTTACATCACCAATTCGTCGTTATCCGGATTTAATTGTTCATCGGATGTTAAGAAAATATCTTTTTGAGAAAAAAATTAATAATGTTATTGTTGATAAGTATACAGCGATTTTACAAAATCAAGCAGAACAGTCTAGTATTTCCGAGTTGAAAGCATTAGAATGTGAAAGAGCAGTAGAACAAATGAAAAAATCTGAGTATATGGAAACACAAATTGGAAAAAGATTTTCGGGAATTGTTAGTTCAGTTACTAATTTTGGGATTTTTGTAGAATTAGAAAATACTATTGAAGGATTGATTCGTGTTAGTGATATGCGAAATGATTATTATAACTATAATGAAAAAACAATGCGATTAGTTGGTGAAAGAACAAGAAAAGAATATTATCTTGGACAAATTGTTAACATTGAGGTTAAGTGAGCTAGTAAGTTAGAAAGAAAAATTGATTTTATCCTTAAAGATTCTAATAATAGTAATGGCAGGGGTAGGGTTAAACAATGAAAATAATTGCTTCAAATCGCAAAGCACGATTTAATTATGAATTAATAGATACTTATGAAGCTGGAATTGAATTACAAGGTTCTGAGGTTAAATCTTTACGGGAATCTAATGTATCATTACAAGAAAGTTATGTTTTGATTAGAAATCAAGAGGCATTAATTTTAAATTTACATATTAGTGCTTATGCTTATGCATCAAGTGCTAAATCAGATCCTAATCGTTCAAGAAAGTTATTGTTGCACAAAAAACAGATTTTAAAGTTGGAAGCGAAGATGAAATTACAAAATTTACAATTAGTTCCTACTAAAATATATTTTAATAGTAAGGGTTTAATTAAAATTAAAATTGCGTTAGCAAAAGCAAAAAAACTTTATGATAAAAGAGAGACTATTAAAAAACGCGATATGGAACGAAAAATTCAAAGAGGACGCATAAAGTTTTCTTAGGTATTTTTAAAAAAAGAAAAAATAATCATTTATTATAAATTATTTCAATATTCAAATTAAGTATATATTTCTTATATATGATTTTTGTTATAAAAAATTTTAAGGACCTGTCCAAAATTCTGTGTCTCGATAATTCATTCTGAATTATACTTAAACAAAGGAGAACAGAAAATGACAAAAAAATAAAAAAAAGAGCCTGATGCAATTGATAAAGTTGTTGATTATTTTTTAGAAAATATTGATAATTCACAAGATTTATTTAAAGGCAATACTATTTTTCAGGAATTTATCAAAAAATTAACTGAACGAATGTTAAATATGGAAATTAAAGATCATCTTGAAACTGATGAGAATCATAATAAAAGAAATGGCAACACACAAAAAACCATTATTACTAAAAATGGTTCAATCGTAATTGATGTACATGTACCAAGAGATCGAAATAGTACTTTTGAACCAGTAATTATTCCAAAAAGACAAAGAAAATTTGATAACTTTGATCAAAAAGTAATTTCTTTATATGCAAGGGGGGGAATGACAATTTCTGATATCAAAGCACAATTGCAAGGATTCTATCACGGAGCAGAAGTTTCAGAAAGTTTAATTATTCAAATAACTAATGATGTTATTGAAGAAGTTAAAATGTGGCAAACTAAACCTTTAGAGAAGATTTATCCGATTGTTTATTTTGATTGTATTGTTGTTTAAAGTAAAACAAGATAAACGAATAATAAATAAAGCAATTTATCTTGCCTTAGGAATTAATTTAGATGGTTTAAAAGATATTTTAGGAATGTGAATTAGCGAGAATGAGGGAGCCAAATTTTGACTGAATAATCTTACGGAAATGAAAAATCGCGGATTACAAGATATTCTTGTTGCTTGTAATGATAATTTAACAGGAATGTCTGATGCAATAGAAGCTGTGTTTTTGGGAACACAGCACCAATTATGTATTGTTCATCAAATTCGTAATAGT from Spiroplasma endosymbiont of Agriotes lineatus includes these protein-coding regions:
- the rnr gene encoding ribonuclease R, producing MKQKILNILKNEKRPLSKLEINNYLEITNEEQYELMALELKELKINNVLKVNSSNKYSLNLQNQLLTGIIQLHSKGFGFIKTKDNQKYFVKSQDLNGCLDMDEVLFTSKNIKQNDAWHFAALVIKVLKRSLTTIVATVCFNEATKTKFLKINNIKLQHLFFVVTNLSIAIIDMIVIAKIVSVSKNQLVSLEIQDIIGNVNTPGIDVIAVVHEFFVKTKFDDATLNEVKKISPLVMAEELIGRRDLQNNLFITIDDSDAKDLDDAISVVKLDNGNYKLFVAIADVSHYVTENSALDKESFIRGTSIYLVDRVIAMLPPQLSNGICSLNENEIRLTIVCEMEINPVGETINNEIYPSVIKTKRRMSYDEVNLAFSSQNPNFVKTHPEIYQMLLIARDLHHILRNYKEQSGVIDFNLNEAKLVINQNGKISDISLRKRATAEMLIENFMIRANETVASTIYWMNLPFIYRIHDKPKIKKLREVYNVLKIMGYNIKGGVGNVYAKDLQLTLKNIKDKPWFQVVATLFLRSMEKARYDINNIGHFGLVSDCYTHFTSPIRRYPDLIVHRMLRKYLFEKKINNVIVDKYTAILQNQAEQSSISELKALECERAVEQMKKSEYMETQIGKRFSGIVSSVTNFGIFVELENTIEGLIRVSDMRNDYYNYNEKTMRLVGERTRKEYYLGQIVNIEVKWASKLERKIDFILKDSNNSNGRGRVKQWK
- the smpB gene encoding SsrA-binding protein SmpB, whose translation is MKIIASNRKARFNYELIDTYEAGIELQGSEVKSLRESNVSLQESYVLIRNQEALILNLHISAYAYASSAKSDPNRSRKLLLHKKQILKLEAKMKLQNLQLVPTKIYFNSKGLIKIKIALAKAKKLYDKRETIKKRDMERKIQRGRIKFS